A window of Rhododendron vialii isolate Sample 1 chromosome 13a, ASM3025357v1 contains these coding sequences:
- the LOC131315245 gene encoding O-fucosyltransferase 2, translated as MASIGISIEPTARKKEEKQGDGVGAEARAPDQPNGRARSFHSRPLSTANTPRSRQSSPRNPIGSSSSYAPSNSFRFGVMERLGLVSGSKQRKRRLGKVWYRKRAKGVAVGAVGLLACFLVVNWWMLSRIQDSNHGFRYGFLRANSSTLSIREELIKLGKVKRPQKTIYAKLLAKAVHALAEGQNKPEPRELWVEPYLLASTWRPCADQRNWEPSGGDNGYIMVSANGGINQQRVAVCNAVAVTRLLNATLVVPKFLYSSVWRDPSQFGDIYQEEHFSNYLKPDIRIVKELPQELQSLDLEAIGSVVTDAEIMKEAKPSFYLKHILPILHRNRVVHFVGYGNRLSSDPIPFQLQRLRCRCNFHALKFVPKIQEAGALLLKRMRQNGRNLGPLDHYLVGPFSETKLKRKKGRSTKGSKFLALHLRFEIDMVAHSLCEFGGGDDERRELESYREIHFPALTQLKKTAKLQSPATLRAEGLCPLMPEETVLMLAALGFNRKTHMFLAGAHIYGGKSRLAVLTSLYPNLVTKESLLSSSEIQPFMNFSSQLAALDFIVGTAADAFAMTDSGSQLSSLVSGYRVYYGGGKMPTIRPNKRRLADIFLKNNTIEWKIFEGRVQKAVRQTKRVRARPVGRSVYRYPRCKECMCSTEEE; from the exons ATGGCCTCTATAGGGATCTCAATCGAACCCACCGccagaaagaaagaggaaaaacaaggTGATGGAGTTGGAGCAGAGGCTAGGGCTCCGGATCAGCCCAATGGACGCGCGCGTTCCTTCCACTCGCGGCCCCTTTCCACCGCCAACACCCCCCGGAGCCGGCAAAGCTCGCCGAGGAACCCCATCGGATCGTCGTCCTCTTATGCCCCCTCCAATTCGTTTCGATTCGGAGTCATGGAGCGGTTAGGGCTTGTTTCGGGGTCGAAACAGCGTAAGAGGAGATTGGGGAAGGTGTGGTACAGGAAGCGGGCGAAGGGCGTGGCGGTGGGTGCGGTGGGGTTGTTGGCTTGTTTTCTGGTTGTGAATTGGTGGATGCTTTCGCGGATTCAGGACTCGAATCATGGGTTTAGATACGGGTTCTTGAGAGCTAATTCGTCTACGTTGTCGATTCGG GAAGAATTGATAAAGCTTGGCAAAGTGAAGAGGCCACAGAAGACCATTTATGCAAAACTGTTGGCTAAGGCTGTGCATGCATTGGCAGAG GGCCAGAATAAACCTGAGCCGAGAGAATTATGGGTGGAGCCATATCTCCTTGCTTCTACATGGCGACCTTGTGCTGACCAGCGTAACTGGGAACCAAGCg GAGGAGACAATGGATACATCATGGTTAGTGCAAATGGTGGGATAAACCAGCAGCGAGTAGCT GTCTGCAATGCTGTTGCTGTCACTCGTTTGCTAAATGCAACTCTTGTTGTTCCGAAATTTTTGTACAGTAGTGTCTGGAGAGATCCAAG TCAATTCGGCGATATCTATCAGGAAGAGCATTTTAGCAACTACCTAAAGCCTGATATTCGCATTGTGAAGGAACTTCCTCAGGAGCTACAGTCATTAGATCTGGAGGCCATTGGTAGTGTG GTGACAGATGCCGAAATCATGAAAGAAGCCAAGCCAAGCTTTTACTTGAAACACATTCTTCCCATCTTACATAGGAACCGAGTTGTTCATTTTGTTGGATACGGAAACCGTCTGTCATCGGACCCAATACCATTTCAGTTGCAG AGGCTCCGGTGCAGATGTAATTTTCATGCACTGAAGTTTGTTCCCAAAATACAAGAAGCTGGTGCTTTACTTCTCAAAAGGATGCGTCAAAATGGAAGAAACCTCGGGCCGTTGGATCATTATCTTGTTGGTCCATTTTcagaaacaaaattgaagaggAAAAAAGGTCGTTCCACGAAGGGTTCCAAATTCTTAGCTTTACACCTGAGGTTTGAAATTGACATGGTAGCTCATTCTTTGTGTGAGTTTGGTGGGGGAGACGACGAAAGACGAGAACTGGAATCATATCGTGAGATCCATTTCCCTGCATTGACGCAGCTAAAGAAGACCGCAAA GTTACAATCTCCAGCAACACTTAGGGCTGAAGGCTTATGTCCTCTAATGCCTGAAGAAACAGTTCTTATGCTTGCTGCCCTTGGTTTCAACCGGAAGACACACATGTTTCTAGCTGGTGCACATATTTATGGAGGGAAGTCACGGTTGGCTGTCTTGACCAGCTTGTATCCTAATTTAGTTACTAAAGAGAGCTTGCTTTCCTCTTCTGAAATTCAACCATTCATGAATTTCTCGTCTCAG TTAGCTGCACTGGACTTCATTGTCGGCACAGCTGCCGATGCGTTTGCTATGACAGACTCGGGGAGTCAGTTGTCATCGTTGGTGTCCGGATACAGAGTATATTATGGTGGCGGAAAAATGCCAACCATAAGGCCAAACAAACGCCGACTTGCTGACATCTTCTTGAAGAACAACACAATTGAGTGGAAAATTTTCGAAGGAAGAGTACAGAAAGCAGTGAGACAAACTAAACGGGTCCGAGCACGACCTGTGGGCCGCAGTGTGTACAGGTATCCACGGTGCAAGGAATGCATGTGCAGTACCGAGGAGGAATGA
- the LOC131315242 gene encoding lysine-specific demethylase JMJ26 isoform X2: protein MTLLVVKQDRLNCYADNEIHVFAKTPTFSRVARKRRIQESFNVDHKRIEIAKEEDEDYSPEDFVKGSRCRQGKGSNGSRTFREVSHTLKKERSTEEGLVSEGEEYDDDDDDGDDEEEVMESSIRTKMLPVKNKRKTRESRGSNGRKNAGSQKGAPNKKCSLKRKSVTRKCDDDEDYNVGSSPLVKKKRARVSKWSGDLRTSIKLRNLEEEFHGDMYEDAANDDDEEEDKEKNMKGKPPTRAKCPSKKRSTRENKRCNVKSSSHKRYGAFNEKRVRHEYPSSSDWETNEGEKEGKENGGSSSAGATPSLTGEIRGSHGRRVSERRRSVQNKIRAFERDCWNGDWIDDILLVGEDTSNRSGDSVSLKAGRSSTHSREENYESENSLVFHLPSASSSPCSSPQAIKSDQNSVTRCTSDHKEDGKEHLKCHQCRRNDIRVVVPCTKCKQKLYCVQCIKRWYQHLSEEEIAENCPFCRGNCNCNLCLHSGGMIKVSKKDLTDQEKVQNLYYLIKSILPFVKQIVKEQREEIREESLLSPLVKIEESFCRNDERVYCNYCATSIVDLHRSCPNCPFELCLSCCREIRKGEAVGSGNKVIFRYRNRGYDYIHGGDPLPNSCPVETSKDHNKPLTKWVANDDGSLTCAPTEMGGCGNGVLKLKRILPQCWISNLGTKAVEILRKFDADQTISRHRPNNLDKCNKMSRRAASREGTNDNYLYCPNSKDALKEEELLQFQRHWVNGQPVIVRDVLEQTNGLSWEPMVMWRALCEHLDPNVSSKMSEVKAIDCLAGCQVEINTHQFFKGYTNGRQYGNFWPEMLKLKDWPPSDKFDDLLPRHCDEFISALPFQEYTDPRAGFLNLAVKLPPAVIKPDLGPKTYIAYGLAEELGRGDSVTKLHCDLSDAVNILMHTAEVDLDDKHCVAIETLKKKHQAQDEQERLTREMDGSLIKTCHSVNEQKVDLDVKHERNDRAVAGALWDIFRREDLPKLEAYLRKHSREFRHTYCSPVEEVVHPIHDQCFYLTLEHKRKLKEEFGIEPWTFEQRLGDAVFIPAGCPHQVRNLQSCTKVAVDFVSPENLHECIRLTEEFRRLPKNHKAREDKLEVKKMILHAMNQSIQDLEALSRGKR from the exons ATGACATTGTTGGTTGTGAAGCAAGATCGATTGAACTGCTACGCTGATAATGAAATTCATGTCTTCGCCAAAACACCAACCTTTTCCCGTGTTGCACGAAAAAGAAGAATTCAAGAATCCTTTAATGTTGATCATAAAAGAATAGAAATTGCaaaggaggaggatgaggatTACAGTCCGGAAGATTTTGTTAAGGGAAGTAGATGCCGACAAGGCAAAGGCTCAAATGGTAGCAGAACCTTTCGGGAAGTATCGCACAccttgaaaaaggaaagaagtacTGAAGAGGGATTAGTGAGTGAAGGTGAAGAATACGATGACGATGACGATGACGGTGATGATGAGGAGGAGGTTATGGAATCCTCAATAAGAACAAAAATGTTGCCAGTCAAGAATAAAAGGAAAACACGAGAAAGTAGGGGTTCAAATGGTAGAAAAAATGCAGGGAGTCAGAAGGGTGCCCCTAACAAAAAATGTAGTCTCAAACGGAAGTCCGTCACTAGAAAATGTGATGATGATGAGGATTACAATGTGGGGTCATCACCTTTGGTTAAGAAAAAGAGAGCTCGAGTAAGCAAATGGTCTGGTGACTTAAGAACCTCAATTAAGCTAAGGAATCTAGAAGAGGAATTTCATGGGGATATGTATGAGGATGCTGCTAATGATGATgacgaggaggaggacaaggAAAAGAACATGAAGGGTAAACCACCCACTAGAGCAAAATGTCCATCCAAAAAAAGGAGCACTCGAGAAAACAAAAGGTGCAATGTAAAAAGCAGTTCGCATAAGCGTTATGGTGCATTCAACGAGAAAAGAGTTCGTCATGAATATCCTTCATCGAGCGATTGGGAAACTAATGAAGGTGAAAAGGAGGGCAAGGAGAATGGAGGGTCATCATCAGCAGGAGCAACCCCTTCATTAACTGGAGAAATTAGAGGGTCACATGGTAGAAGGGTTTCAGAAAGACGTCGAAGTGTCCAGAACAAAATTAGAGCCTTTGAAAGAGACTGCTGGAATGGTGATTGGATAGATGATATTCTTCTAGTGGGAGAAGATACAAGTAATAGAAGTGGAGATTCAGTTAGTTTGAAAGCGGGAAGAAGTTCGACGCACTCCAGAGAGGAAAACTACGAGTCTGAAAACTCTTTAGTATTTCACTTGCCTTCTGCTTCCTcttcaccatgttcatcaccTCAGGCTATTAAAAGTGACCAGAATAGCGTTACCAGGTGCACAAGTGATCATAAG GAAGATGGGAAAGAACATTTGAAGTGTCATCAATGCAGGAGAAATGACATAAGAGTTGTCGTTCCGTGCACCAAATGCAAACAGAAACTATACTGTGTTCAGTGTATCAAGCGATG GTACCAACATTTGTCTGAAGAAGAAATTGCTGAGAACTGCCCATTTTGTCGTGGAAATTGCAATTGCAACTTGTGTTTGCACTCAGGTGGCATGATTAAG GTGTCAAAAAAAGATCTTACTGATCAGGAAAAGGTTCAAAATCTTTATTATTTGATCAAGTCTATTCTTCCATTCGTAAAACAAATTGTGAAAGAACAAAGAGAGGAGATACGTGAGGAGTCTCTTTTGTCTCCGTTGGTTAAGATAGAAGAGTCCTTTTGCCGCAATGATGAGCGTGTGTATTG TAACTACTGTGCAACTTCAATCGTTGACCTTCATCGAAGTTGCCCAAATTGCCCCTTTGAGCTCTGTCTTAGTTGTTGCCGTGAGATTCGGAAGGGAGAGGCCGTTGGAAGTGGCAACAAAGTAATTTTCCGATACAGAAATAGAGGCTACGATTACATTCACGGTGGAGATCCTTTACCGAATTCTTGTCCTGTGGAAACTTCTAAGGACCATAACAAGCCTTTGACCAAATGGGTTGCTAATGATGATGGAAGCCTAACTTGTGCCCCAACAGAAATGGGTGGGTGTGGGAATGGTGTGCTGAAGCTCAAGCGTATTCTTCCACAGTGTTGGATTTCAAACTTGGGGACCAAAGCAGTAGAAATATTAAGAAAGTTTGATGCAGACCAAACAATCTCTAGGCATAGGCCCAATAATCTCGACAAGTGCAACAAGATGTCAAGGAGAGCTGCTTCTAGAGAAGGCACAAATGACAACTATTTGTATTGCCCGAATTCAAAAGATGCCCTAAAGGAAGAAGAGCTATTGCAATTCCAGAGACATTGGGTGAATGGTCAACCCGTGATAGTTCGAGATGTCCTTGAGCAGACTAATGGTTTGAGTTGGGAGCCCATGGTCATGTGGCGTGCTCTGTGTGAACACTTGGATCCGAATGTCAGTTCAAAAATGTCGGAAGTTAAGGCGATTGATTGCCTGGCTGGTTGTCAG GTCGAGATAAATACACACCAATTTTTTAAAGGTTATACAAATGGAAGACAATATGGGAATTTCTGGCCAGAAATGCTCAAGCTTAAGGACTGGCCTCCATCTGACAAATTTGATGATTTGTTGCCACGCCACTGCGATGAGTTCATTAGTGCATTGCCGTTTCAGGAATACACAGATCCCAGGGCTGGTTTTCTTAATCTCGCTGTAAAATTGCCTCCCGCTGTCATAAAGCCTGACTTAGGTCCAAAGACATATATTGCATATGGGCTTGCTGAAGAACTTGGCAGAGGAGATTCTGTAACTAAGCTTCATTGTGATCTGTCAGATGCG GTGAATATTTTGATGCACACTGCAGAGGTAGACTTAGATGATAAGCACTGTGTTGCAATTGAAACACTGAAAAAGAAGCATCAAGCTCAAGATGAACAAGAACGCCTCACTAGAGAGATGGATGGTAGTCTCATTAAAACTTGCCATAGTGTCAATGAACAGAAAGTGGACTTGGACGTGAAACATGAACGTAATGATAGAGCTGTCGCTGGTGCGTTGTGGGACATATTCAGGAGGGAAGATTTACCGAAGTTAGAAGCCTATCTCAGGAAGCACTCTAGAGAATTTAGGCATACTTATTGCTCTCCAGTTGAAGAG GTCGTTCATCCAATTCATGACCAATGCTTCTACCTGACTTTGGAGCATAAACGGAAGCTGAAGGAGGAATTTG ggATAGAGCCATGGACTTTTGAGCAACGTCTTGGAGATGCGGTGTTTATTCCCGCAGGTTGCCCGCATCAAGTCAGAAATCTCCAA TCATGTACAAAAGTTGCTGTGGATTTTGTTTCTCCTGAAAATCTCCATGAGTGCATTCGATTAACTGAGGAGTTCCGACGACTGCCAAAGAACCACAAGGCTAGAGAGGACAAACTAGAG GTGAAGAAGATGATTCTTCATGCAATGAACCAATCTATACAAGACTTGGAAGCCTTGAGCAGGGGGAAAAGGTGA
- the LOC131315242 gene encoding lysine-specific demethylase JMJ26 isoform X1, producing MTLLVVKQDRLNCYADNEIHVFAKTPTFSRVARKRRIQESFNVDHKRIEIAKEEDEDYSPEDFVKGSRCRQGKGSNGSRTFREVSHTLKKERSTEEGLVSEGEEYDDDDDDGDDEEEVMESSIRTKMLPVKNKRKTRESRGSNGRKNAGSQKGAPNKKCSLKRKSVTRKCDDDEDYNVGSSPLVKKKRARVSKWSGDLRTSIKLRNLEEEFHGDMYEDAANDDDEEEDKEKNMKGKPPTRAKCPSKKRSTRENKRCNVKSSSHKRYGAFNEKRVRHEYPSSSDWETNEGEKEGKENGGSSSAGATPSLTGEIRGSHGRRVSERRRSVQNKIRAFERDCWNGDWIDDILLVGEDTSNRSGDSVSLKAGRSSTHSREENYESENSLVFHLPSASSSPCSSPQAIKSDQNSVTRCTSDHKQEDGKEHLKCHQCRRNDIRVVVPCTKCKQKLYCVQCIKRWYQHLSEEEIAENCPFCRGNCNCNLCLHSGGMIKVSKKDLTDQEKVQNLYYLIKSILPFVKQIVKEQREEIREESLLSPLVKIEESFCRNDERVYCNYCATSIVDLHRSCPNCPFELCLSCCREIRKGEAVGSGNKVIFRYRNRGYDYIHGGDPLPNSCPVETSKDHNKPLTKWVANDDGSLTCAPTEMGGCGNGVLKLKRILPQCWISNLGTKAVEILRKFDADQTISRHRPNNLDKCNKMSRRAASREGTNDNYLYCPNSKDALKEEELLQFQRHWVNGQPVIVRDVLEQTNGLSWEPMVMWRALCEHLDPNVSSKMSEVKAIDCLAGCQVEINTHQFFKGYTNGRQYGNFWPEMLKLKDWPPSDKFDDLLPRHCDEFISALPFQEYTDPRAGFLNLAVKLPPAVIKPDLGPKTYIAYGLAEELGRGDSVTKLHCDLSDAVNILMHTAEVDLDDKHCVAIETLKKKHQAQDEQERLTREMDGSLIKTCHSVNEQKVDLDVKHERNDRAVAGALWDIFRREDLPKLEAYLRKHSREFRHTYCSPVEEVVHPIHDQCFYLTLEHKRKLKEEFGIEPWTFEQRLGDAVFIPAGCPHQVRNLQSCTKVAVDFVSPENLHECIRLTEEFRRLPKNHKAREDKLEVKKMILHAMNQSIQDLEALSRGKR from the exons ATGACATTGTTGGTTGTGAAGCAAGATCGATTGAACTGCTACGCTGATAATGAAATTCATGTCTTCGCCAAAACACCAACCTTTTCCCGTGTTGCACGAAAAAGAAGAATTCAAGAATCCTTTAATGTTGATCATAAAAGAATAGAAATTGCaaaggaggaggatgaggatTACAGTCCGGAAGATTTTGTTAAGGGAAGTAGATGCCGACAAGGCAAAGGCTCAAATGGTAGCAGAACCTTTCGGGAAGTATCGCACAccttgaaaaaggaaagaagtacTGAAGAGGGATTAGTGAGTGAAGGTGAAGAATACGATGACGATGACGATGACGGTGATGATGAGGAGGAGGTTATGGAATCCTCAATAAGAACAAAAATGTTGCCAGTCAAGAATAAAAGGAAAACACGAGAAAGTAGGGGTTCAAATGGTAGAAAAAATGCAGGGAGTCAGAAGGGTGCCCCTAACAAAAAATGTAGTCTCAAACGGAAGTCCGTCACTAGAAAATGTGATGATGATGAGGATTACAATGTGGGGTCATCACCTTTGGTTAAGAAAAAGAGAGCTCGAGTAAGCAAATGGTCTGGTGACTTAAGAACCTCAATTAAGCTAAGGAATCTAGAAGAGGAATTTCATGGGGATATGTATGAGGATGCTGCTAATGATGATgacgaggaggaggacaaggAAAAGAACATGAAGGGTAAACCACCCACTAGAGCAAAATGTCCATCCAAAAAAAGGAGCACTCGAGAAAACAAAAGGTGCAATGTAAAAAGCAGTTCGCATAAGCGTTATGGTGCATTCAACGAGAAAAGAGTTCGTCATGAATATCCTTCATCGAGCGATTGGGAAACTAATGAAGGTGAAAAGGAGGGCAAGGAGAATGGAGGGTCATCATCAGCAGGAGCAACCCCTTCATTAACTGGAGAAATTAGAGGGTCACATGGTAGAAGGGTTTCAGAAAGACGTCGAAGTGTCCAGAACAAAATTAGAGCCTTTGAAAGAGACTGCTGGAATGGTGATTGGATAGATGATATTCTTCTAGTGGGAGAAGATACAAGTAATAGAAGTGGAGATTCAGTTAGTTTGAAAGCGGGAAGAAGTTCGACGCACTCCAGAGAGGAAAACTACGAGTCTGAAAACTCTTTAGTATTTCACTTGCCTTCTGCTTCCTcttcaccatgttcatcaccTCAGGCTATTAAAAGTGACCAGAATAGCGTTACCAGGTGCACAAGTGATCATAAG CAGGAAGATGGGAAAGAACATTTGAAGTGTCATCAATGCAGGAGAAATGACATAAGAGTTGTCGTTCCGTGCACCAAATGCAAACAGAAACTATACTGTGTTCAGTGTATCAAGCGATG GTACCAACATTTGTCTGAAGAAGAAATTGCTGAGAACTGCCCATTTTGTCGTGGAAATTGCAATTGCAACTTGTGTTTGCACTCAGGTGGCATGATTAAG GTGTCAAAAAAAGATCTTACTGATCAGGAAAAGGTTCAAAATCTTTATTATTTGATCAAGTCTATTCTTCCATTCGTAAAACAAATTGTGAAAGAACAAAGAGAGGAGATACGTGAGGAGTCTCTTTTGTCTCCGTTGGTTAAGATAGAAGAGTCCTTTTGCCGCAATGATGAGCGTGTGTATTG TAACTACTGTGCAACTTCAATCGTTGACCTTCATCGAAGTTGCCCAAATTGCCCCTTTGAGCTCTGTCTTAGTTGTTGCCGTGAGATTCGGAAGGGAGAGGCCGTTGGAAGTGGCAACAAAGTAATTTTCCGATACAGAAATAGAGGCTACGATTACATTCACGGTGGAGATCCTTTACCGAATTCTTGTCCTGTGGAAACTTCTAAGGACCATAACAAGCCTTTGACCAAATGGGTTGCTAATGATGATGGAAGCCTAACTTGTGCCCCAACAGAAATGGGTGGGTGTGGGAATGGTGTGCTGAAGCTCAAGCGTATTCTTCCACAGTGTTGGATTTCAAACTTGGGGACCAAAGCAGTAGAAATATTAAGAAAGTTTGATGCAGACCAAACAATCTCTAGGCATAGGCCCAATAATCTCGACAAGTGCAACAAGATGTCAAGGAGAGCTGCTTCTAGAGAAGGCACAAATGACAACTATTTGTATTGCCCGAATTCAAAAGATGCCCTAAAGGAAGAAGAGCTATTGCAATTCCAGAGACATTGGGTGAATGGTCAACCCGTGATAGTTCGAGATGTCCTTGAGCAGACTAATGGTTTGAGTTGGGAGCCCATGGTCATGTGGCGTGCTCTGTGTGAACACTTGGATCCGAATGTCAGTTCAAAAATGTCGGAAGTTAAGGCGATTGATTGCCTGGCTGGTTGTCAG GTCGAGATAAATACACACCAATTTTTTAAAGGTTATACAAATGGAAGACAATATGGGAATTTCTGGCCAGAAATGCTCAAGCTTAAGGACTGGCCTCCATCTGACAAATTTGATGATTTGTTGCCACGCCACTGCGATGAGTTCATTAGTGCATTGCCGTTTCAGGAATACACAGATCCCAGGGCTGGTTTTCTTAATCTCGCTGTAAAATTGCCTCCCGCTGTCATAAAGCCTGACTTAGGTCCAAAGACATATATTGCATATGGGCTTGCTGAAGAACTTGGCAGAGGAGATTCTGTAACTAAGCTTCATTGTGATCTGTCAGATGCG GTGAATATTTTGATGCACACTGCAGAGGTAGACTTAGATGATAAGCACTGTGTTGCAATTGAAACACTGAAAAAGAAGCATCAAGCTCAAGATGAACAAGAACGCCTCACTAGAGAGATGGATGGTAGTCTCATTAAAACTTGCCATAGTGTCAATGAACAGAAAGTGGACTTGGACGTGAAACATGAACGTAATGATAGAGCTGTCGCTGGTGCGTTGTGGGACATATTCAGGAGGGAAGATTTACCGAAGTTAGAAGCCTATCTCAGGAAGCACTCTAGAGAATTTAGGCATACTTATTGCTCTCCAGTTGAAGAG GTCGTTCATCCAATTCATGACCAATGCTTCTACCTGACTTTGGAGCATAAACGGAAGCTGAAGGAGGAATTTG ggATAGAGCCATGGACTTTTGAGCAACGTCTTGGAGATGCGGTGTTTATTCCCGCAGGTTGCCCGCATCAAGTCAGAAATCTCCAA TCATGTACAAAAGTTGCTGTGGATTTTGTTTCTCCTGAAAATCTCCATGAGTGCATTCGATTAACTGAGGAGTTCCGACGACTGCCAAAGAACCACAAGGCTAGAGAGGACAAACTAGAG GTGAAGAAGATGATTCTTCATGCAATGAACCAATCTATACAAGACTTGGAAGCCTTGAGCAGGGGGAAAAGGTGA
- the LOC131313992 gene encoding uncharacterized protein LOC131313992, with amino-acid sequence MVGTRNGNGSNNNNSGGNNNNGDTNQNVVAALGNVAQILQNLAANPRGLQPRTTPDRTHLFSEFRKQRPPTFQGAPDPHVADGWIHQIKKMLDTMGVQQGADQVALATYQLEGEADYWWEATKNTVNLATITWTQFEEIFLEKYFPTPIKDQMAQEFLALRQGAITVTQYMARFEELSRHASMYVPIDAAKARKFEWGLEDPLRGKVVGMELPTFSRVVRATLINERELNDSRRILNQKKNRGSNQVLHQIQQQNRAPGGVKCFHCNQEGHTKRYCPQLVGSGSSGYGVQQQQSYQGKPAGQGNQYQGNPNHQKLGWNSQQQQQRQFQNQGMRKGPGGQNQPIGG; translated from the exons ATGGTGGGGACACGAAATGGTAACGGCAGTAATAATAACAACTCGGGTGGaaacaacaacaatggggaCACAAATCAGAACGTCGTGGCTGCCCTAGGGAATGTGGCCCAGATACTTCAGAATCTTGCTGCTAATCCACGAGGACTTCAGCCTCGAACAACCCCAGACCGTACCCACCTATTTTCTGAATTTAGAAAACAGAGACCTCCAACCTTTCAAGGGGCACCTGATCCTCATGTTGCCGATGGATGGATCCATCAGATCAAGAAGATGTTGGACACCATGGGAGTTCAGCAAGGGGCTGACCAGGTGGCCTTGGCCACATACCAACTGGAAGGGGAAGCTGACTATTGGTGGGAGGCTACCAAGAATACTGTGAATCTCGCCACAATCACATGGACTCAATTCGAGGAGATCTTTTTGGAGAAGTATTTCCCTACACCAATTAAGGACCAGATGGCACAGGAGTTTCTAGCACTTAGACAAGGAGCGATAACTGTGACACAGTACATGGCACGGTTTGAGGAGTTATCACGACACGCATCGATGTATGTCCCTATTGATGCTGCTAAGGCGAGGAAGTTTGAGTGGGGGTTAGAGGACCCTCTTCGGGGAAAAGTTGTTGGTATGGAACTTCCAACCTTCTCTCGGGTGGTGAGGGCCACCTTGATCAATGAAAGGGAACTCAATGACTCTCGTAGAATTTTGAATCAGAAGAAG AATCGAGGCTCGAACCAAGTACTGCATCAGATTCAGCAGCAGAACAGAGCACCCGGAGGGGTAAAGTGCTTCCACTGCAATCAAGAGGGACATACGAAGCGTTACTGCCCGCAGTTAGTAGGATCTGGGAGCTCAGGATATGGGGTACAACAACAGCAATCGTATCAGGGGAAACCAGCTGGACAAGGAAATCAGTATCAAGGAAACCCTAACCACCAGAAGCTAGGTTGGAactcacaacaacaacaacaacgccAGTTTCAGAATCAGGGAATGAGGAAAGGACCGGGAGGTCAGAATCAGCCAATTGGGGGATGA